The sequence GTGCCGCGGGGATCGGCACCAGGGTCGCCGCGGCCAGTGCGGCGGCACAGAACGTGAGGGGTATGGAACGCATCGTGAACCTCCTGATGGCAGGTTCACGCGCGCCGGGGCTTTTCGCATCCGCAGCGCGGGGCCGCTGGGCCGGTGGAGTGGGGCGAGCGGGCGCGGTTCGGGCCCGCTCGCCCCACCGGAATCCGGTGTCAGCCCAGGTCGACGAGGTCGACCAGGTCCGCGATGGAGTCGACGACCGTGGACGGCCGGAACGGGTACTTGTCGATGTCCGCGACCGTGGTCAGCCCGGTGAGCACCAGGAACGTCTGCATGCCCGCCTCCAGACCGGCCAGCACATCGGTGTCCATCCGGTCGCCGATCATGGCGCTGGACTCGGAGTGCGCGCCGATCGCGTTGAGCCCGGTGCGCATCATCAGCGGGTTGGGCTTGCCCGCGAAGTACGGGGCCTTGCCGGTCGCCTTGGTGATCAGGGCGGCGACGGAGCCGGTCGCGGGCAGCGGGCCCTCGGCGGACGGGCCGGTCTCGTCCGGGTTGGTGCAGATGAACCGGGCCCCGCCGTTGATCAGCCGGATCGCCTTGGTGAGCGCCTCGAAGGAGTACGTACGCGTCTCGCCGAGCACCACGTAGTCGGGGTCGTGGTCGGTGAGGACGTAGCCGATGTCGTGCAGCGCGGTGGTGAGACCGGCCTCGCCGATGACGTACGCGGTGCCGCCGGGGCGCTGGTCGTCCAGGAACTGGGCGGTGGCCAGCGCGGAGGTCCAGATGTTCTCGACGGGCACGTCGAGGCCCATGCGGTTCAGCCGGGCGTGCAGGTCGCGGGCGGTGTAGATCGAGTTGTTGGTCAGGACCAGGAAGGGCAGCCCCGAGTCACGCAGCCGCTTGATGAAGGCGTCGGCACCGGGGATCGGCGTGCCCTCGTGGATGAGGACGCCGTCCATGTCGGTGAGCCAGGACGAGATCGGCTTGCGCTCTGCCATGTGGGACTCCAGTTGCCGTACGCCAGGTGCGGGGACGCCGGCGGCACCGCGCTGTGCAGCGCCGACGTCCCTGAGTTTAGGCCGACTGTTCGACGCGGAGGTACCTCCTGAGCGGCGCGGACGCCCTCTGGGGCGCGCCGGTCCGGTCAGGGGTGGGTGCGGCGGGTCCGGCGGGATGCCAGGACCATCGCGCCGCCGCCGATCAGGAATCCGGAGACGGTGAGGGCGGGGAGCGGTACGGGGACGGAGATGCCGGTGTTGGCGAGCTGCGGGACCCCCGCCGGGTCGGTGCCGGGCGGGACGGGGCGCCCGGTGGTGCCGGTCCTGCCGGGGTCGTACCCCTCGTCGCCCTTGCCCTTCACCGTGCCGCTCCCCTGTTCCTCGTCCTCGCCGGTGCCGCCCACGTTCTCCCTGCCCGTTCCGTCCGCGCTCTCGCGGTCGCCGTCCGTCCTGCCGCTGTCGGTGCCGTCACCGTCGCCGTGCTCGTCGACCACGGTGAACGGGTAGTCCCCGGACTCGCCGACCCACTCCCCGTCGCCGCCCGGCGTGCTCCCCGCGCCCCGGCGCTGGACGATCGCGGCGTTCGCGGTGATCCGGCCGGGGCTCGTGTCGGAGGTGAAGGCCAGCCGGACCTGGACGGTGACGGTGCGTCCGGCGGGCACCGTGAACCCGGGGAAGGCGTCGTCCCCGTCGCCGCCGAAGACGCCGATGTGCTCGTCCCGGTCGGTCGTCTCCCAGGTCACGCGGTGCTCGACACCCGGGCGGGCGCGCTCGGAGAACTCCAGCTGGATCTGGTCCGAGGTCAGCGCCCGGTCCTCGTCGGTGAGGACGAGCACGGGGTGGATCGCGCGGCAGGACTCCGTCGTCGTGTTCGTCAGGTCCAGGAACCAGGTGCCGTAGCCGCCGCCGGACGCGTAGGTGTCGGGTCCGCCGTGGATCCGGGTGTCGATGGGGAAGTCCGCCGACGCGGGGGTGCCGCAGGCGGGCTGCTGGTCGGCGGTGGCCGCGCCGGGCGCCGCCACCGGGGTCAGCCTCGTGGCCGGCCCCGCGACCGGGCTGCGCTGCGGTGCGGCGGACGCGGTGGCCCCTCCGAGGACCACGGGCATGACGCTCGCGGCGGCGAGCCCGAGCGCGAGACCGTGCCGGGTGCGGCCGGCCCCGGGGGGCTCGGCGGGCTCGGAGGACGGGGCGGGCTCGTAGGACCCGGAGGGCTCTGCTGGTTCGGGGGGCATCGCGGGGCAGCCTCCACTTCGTACGGCAACGGCCGGTCGGGGCGCGTGCGCGAGGCCCGGTCGTCCGGACGGCGCTGCTCCGCTCCGGGAACACGCCCTGGGGCGGCGACCCTGTCACGCGCGCGCGTGCGTCCTCGGCAGGCGTGCCGGAGGGCCGCCCGGACGCGTCGGGGGTCCGCCCGATCGGCGGAGGGCGGGGTGCGCGTACCGGGCTCAGCCCGCCTCCGCCTCGCCGTTGCCCACCCTTCCGAACACCGGGGCCAGCACCAGCTGGGCCGCGCCCTCCGCCACCGGGCGGTCGCCCTCGCGGTGCGCCGTGACCGGGACGGGGGTGCCGCGCACCCCGTCGCGGCGGGCGCGTTCGTCGAGGACCGCGCGCACCCCGCGTACGTACGCGTCGGGGTCGGCGGCGACCGTGCGGCCGCCCAGCACCACGCGGTCGATGTCGAGCAGCCCGACGAGGTTGGCGGCGCCGGTCCCGAGGACCCGGGCGGCCTCGGCGGCGTCGCCCCGGCGGACGGCGGCCAGGCACAGCGCCTCCAGGCAGCCGCGTCCGCCGCAGCCGCACGGGATGCCGTCCAGCTGCACGGTCTGGTGGCCGAACTCCCCCGCCCCCGTCCGCTCCCCCCGGTGCACCGTCCCGCCGAGGACGAGCCCCGCGCCGAGGCCGGTGCCGAGGTGAAGGTAGGCGAAGTCGGCGGGGCCGTCCGCCCCGAGGGCGAGACCGAGGGCGGCGGCGTTGGTGTCCTTGTCGAGGACGACGGGCAGCCCGGTGCGGGCGGCGAGCGCGTCGCGCAGCGGGTACCCGTCCCACTGCGGGAAGCCGGTGACCCGGTGCAGCACCCCGCCCCGGTG is a genomic window of Streptomyces sp. NBC_00708 containing:
- a CDS encoding ROK family transcriptional regulator, which translates into the protein MNRSNSGANLPTLRSHNAALVLDLLRVAGERGISRLELAERTGLTPQAVSKITARLRAEGLAAEAGRRASTGGKPRTVLRLVPEAGYAVGLHLDRDGLTAVLVDLAGAVAASRTAPLDFGAPADEVLAAAAGAVAAVRGDGAPPVLGVGVAVPGPLDHRGGVLHRVTGFPQWDGYPLRDALAARTGLPVVLDKDTNAAALGLALGADGPADFAYLHLGTGLGAGLVLGGTVHRGERTGAGEFGHQTVQLDGIPCGCGGRGCLEALCLAAVRRGDAAEAARVLGTGAANLVGLLDIDRVVLGGRTVAADPDAYVRGVRAVLDERARRDGVRGTPVPVTAHREGDRPVAEGAAQLVLAPVFGRVGNGEAEAG
- a CDS encoding HAD-IIA family hydrolase, giving the protein MAERKPISSWLTDMDGVLIHEGTPIPGADAFIKRLRDSGLPFLVLTNNSIYTARDLHARLNRMGLDVPVENIWTSALATAQFLDDQRPGGTAYVIGEAGLTTALHDIGYVLTDHDPDYVVLGETRTYSFEALTKAIRLINGGARFICTNPDETGPSAEGPLPATGSVAALITKATGKAPYFAGKPNPLMMRTGLNAIGAHSESSAMIGDRMDTDVLAGLEAGMQTFLVLTGLTTVADIDKYPFRPSTVVDSIADLVDLVDLG